Part of the Arthrobacter globiformis genome is shown below.
CGCCACGGCAACCTCGCGCCGGCGTAGTAGCACTGATCAGCATGGTGGTCAGCCTCCGCTTCGGTAGCTAAGCTCTTCCCGCTGCGACATACGAATTCCCAAACCCGATCAGCCGCACTCGAGGAGAGCATAATGGCCGCTACCTACACCTTCGATGTCTTTTCCAGCCTCGACGGCTTCGGCGCCGCGAGCGGCAACTGGACCGGCTACTGGGGCAAACAGGGTCCCGAACTGCTTGAGCACCGCCTCGCCTTGTACAGCGAGGAGCAGCGGATGGTCTTCGGGGCCAACACGTATCGGGCGTTCGCGGAGATGCTGGCCTCAAGCAGCGAGGAGTCCGAAGTCCGCGATCCGTGGGTCACTCGGATGATTAACCTGCCGGCAACGGTGGTGTCGACCACGCTCCAAGGACCGCTCGACTGGCCGGATGCTACCGTCGTTAGTGGCGATGCAGTCGACGTCGTCGCCCGGCTCAAGGAGGAGTCCAAAGTGCCGCTGCGCTCCCACGGCAGCCTTTCGATGAACCGGGCACTGATGGCCGCGGGTCTGGTCGACCGCGTCCAGGTGACTCTCTTCCCGGTGATCACCGGTCAGACCGGAATGGGCCCGATCTTCCAGGGCGCCGCCGACTTCGACCTCGAGCTGATCGAGAGCCGGACGCTCGACGGCCACACCCAGGAGCTCATCTACCGGCCCACCCTGCACGTCTGAATCCAAGGCGGTCGTACGCAACTACTACTTCCGCCCACGATCCCCAAACGACTGAACGGCTGAGGCAGCCCCTACCGCACCCGAAGCGCGTGGGCGTCCGTAATCCGCTGCAGTTCGCCGTAGCTGATCGAGAACATGGAGTGGTGGTCGCCGGCCCCGGCCCAGAGCGTCGCGTGATCTTCGAGCGAGGCGTCCAAAAGGGTGCGAATCTTTGCGGGATGGCCCACCGGCGCAACGCCGCCCACTTCCTGGCCCGTGTGGTGCAGCACGAAGTCCGGTGCGGCACGGCGGATCCGTCCAGTGCCCAGCTGGGAGGCGACCAGCCGGACGTCCACTTTCGCGGCGCCGCTGGCGAGGATCAGCAGGGGAGTGCCGTCCACTTCGAACACCAGGCTGTTGGTGATCGCCGCAACGTCACAGCCAAGCGCATCAGCCGCGGCGGCCGCCGTCGGAACGGCGCCGGGAAGAACCGTTACTGTGTCGCGGGCTCCGGCTGCGGTCAGGGCGCGGCGCACGTTGGCCACCGGGTCGGCAAGCATGTCCGTGCTCCTGCCCTCAGTAGCCCTGGGCATCCAGGATCGCGTCTTCCTCTTCCTCCGCCGTCGGGCGCTTGCGCTTCCGGGGCGCCGGCGGACGACGGAGGGCTCCCGCGGCCGTGGCGGCAGGCTCGCCCTCCGACAACTCGGCATCCTCGGCATCCATGGCGGCGTTGCGCGCCTGCTGCCGGGCCGCATAGCCAAAGCCCACAAACATGAGGACGCCAAAGGCGAACCACTGGAGCGAGTAGGACAGGTGCGTCCCCTCGTCCACCGATGGCATGGGGAACGGTTGTGGCATGTCCGCCACCGGCGGCGTCTCCGACGCGAGCTGCCCGTAGGCGCCGGTGAGGAGCGGGGAGCCCAGTTCCGCGGAGTAGGCCGGCAGGTCAATGGAGGCAAGCTGGCCTTCCGGGGCACCGCGCTGCAGCGTGGGTTCGCTGTGCTTGAGCCGCACCACTGCCATGACCCGCCCGGACGGCGGCGCCGGAATGGAGTCCGGCCGGCCGGGGGTCTTGTTGCCGATCGGCAGCCAGCCGCGATCAATCACCACGGTTTCGCCCGACACGAGCTTGAAAGGCACCACCACCTCGTACCCGGGCTGGCCGTTGAGCGGCCGGTTGCGCACGATCCGCTGCCCGTCGACGTCGTAAGTGCCCTGGAGCTTAACCTGGGTCCATTCCCGCGACGGGTCCAGCTGATTGAACTCGTCGCGGGCCTGATCAAAGGTGATAGGAGTGGCCGAGTAGTTGGACGTGACCCGCTGGA
Proteins encoded:
- a CDS encoding dihydrofolate reductase family protein; the encoded protein is MAATYTFDVFSSLDGFGAASGNWTGYWGKQGPELLEHRLALYSEEQRMVFGANTYRAFAEMLASSSEESEVRDPWVTRMINLPATVVSTTLQGPLDWPDATVVSGDAVDVVARLKEESKVPLRSHGSLSMNRALMAAGLVDRVQVTLFPVITGQTGMGPIFQGAADFDLELIESRTLDGHTQELIYRPTLHV
- a CDS encoding SURF1 family cytochrome oxidase biogenesis protein — protein: MYRFLFSSKWLGYLLLAAIFATGCVFLGRWQMDRRAETLAEIQRVTSNYSATPITFDQARDEFNQLDPSREWTQVKLQGTYDVDGQRIVRNRPLNGQPGYEVVVPFKLVSGETVVIDRGWLPIGNKTPGRPDSIPAPPSGRVMAVVRLKHSEPTLQRGAPEGQLASIDLPAYSAELGSPLLTGAYGQLASETPPVADMPQPFPMPSVDEGTHLSYSLQWFAFGVLMFVGFGYAARQQARNAAMDAEDAELSEGEPAATAAGALRRPPAPRKRKRPTAEEEEDAILDAQGY
- a CDS encoding YbaK/EbsC family protein, giving the protein MLADPVANVRRALTAAGARDTVTVLPGAVPTAAAAADALGCDVAAITNSLVFEVDGTPLLILASGAAKVDVRLVASQLGTGRIRRAAPDFVLHHTGQEVGGVAPVGHPAKIRTLLDASLEDHATLWAGAGDHHSMFSISYGELQRITDAHALRVR